One genomic segment of Impatiens glandulifera chromosome 6, dImpGla2.1, whole genome shotgun sequence includes these proteins:
- the LOC124943083 gene encoding putative F-box protein At2g02030, which yields MLQLPNEILEEILCRLSVKCLLRFRCVSKSWFAVISSPNFVKLHLNRSVQTKRNLRLIRQNKFDLFREDLIPSLRCSSTGVFDSIPLTFRNYGLVPKCSCDGLICMAKRGRIQYISFWNPSTIRHYVPATLFW from the coding sequence ATGTTGCAATTGCCAAATGAGATTCTAGAAGAGATTCTGTGTAGATTGTCTGTTAAGTGTCTGCTCCGTTTTAGATGTGTATCTAAATCATGGTTTGCCGTAATCAGTAGCCCCAATTTTGTCAAATTGCATCTGAACCGATCAGTCCAAACCAAGAGAAATCTTAGGCTCATCCGACAGAACAAATTTGATCTCTTTCGTGAGGATTTGATTCCCTCCCTGCGATGTTCTTCAACAGGTGTTTTCGATTCCATTCCATTGACGTTTCGAAATTATGGACTTGTGCCTAAATGTTCCTGTGATGGCTTGATTTGCATGGCCAAACGCGGTCGCAttcaatatattagtttttggaATCCTTCGACCATAAGGCATTATGTACCTGCAACCTTGTTTTGGTGA